The proteins below come from a single Tistrella mobilis genomic window:
- a CDS encoding TetR/AcrR family transcriptional regulator produces the protein MARSTAAAGVVPITGTREKLCSAGFAILRRAGFSGLSVSAVAEDAEVAVGTVYRHFTSKAELCAELFRRASTHELKAVADAIRGQGPADRRIANAMATFAARALAGRALAYALLAEPVDPLVDTERLAARRRYTALYAEAVATGLAEGDLAPQPPELAAAAMVGVVSEALVGPLARARIVDPGHGVLTEADVTIIAEIVGFCRRGLTGRPDVTIDTLRIARRAAEAVGRG, from the coding sequence ATGGCGAGGTCGACGGCGGCGGCCGGCGTGGTCCCGATCACCGGAACGCGGGAAAAGCTGTGCAGCGCCGGCTTCGCGATTCTGCGCCGTGCCGGCTTTTCCGGCCTGTCGGTCAGCGCGGTCGCCGAGGATGCCGAGGTGGCGGTCGGCACGGTCTATCGCCATTTCACCTCCAAGGCCGAACTCTGTGCCGAGCTGTTCCGCCGGGCCTCGACCCACGAGTTGAAGGCGGTGGCGGATGCGATCCGCGGCCAGGGGCCGGCCGACCGGCGGATCGCCAATGCGATGGCGACCTTCGCCGCCCGTGCGCTGGCCGGCCGGGCGCTCGCCTATGCGCTTCTGGCCGAGCCGGTCGATCCGCTGGTCGATACCGAGCGGCTGGCGGCGCGCCGGCGCTATACCGCGCTCTATGCCGAGGCGGTGGCGACCGGGCTGGCCGAGGGCGACCTTGCCCCCCAGCCGCCGGAACTCGCGGCCGCGGCCATGGTCGGCGTGGTCAGCGAGGCGCTGGTCGGGCCGCTGGCGCGGGCCCGCATCGTCGATCCCGGCCATGGCGTTCTGACCGAGGCCGATGTGACGATCATCGCCGAGATCGTCGGCTTCTGCCGCCGCGGCCTGACCGGCCGGCCCGACGTCACCATCGATACGCTGCGCATCGCCCGCCGCGCAGCCGAGGCCGTGGGTCGCGGCTGA
- a CDS encoding CoA pyrophosphatase: MTTGADIAALFNEPNAAGIDPAMPAVNGDYVLNPGSRHGGAKRPAAVLVPLVERSGGLTVLLTQRTQHLHAHAGQVAFPGGRVDEGDIDAVDTALRETREEIGVTRDHIRIIGRLDTYETITGFHVVPIVGLVTPPFEVIPDPFEVADVFEVPLAFFMDPRNRKRHSLERGGVVRHWYAFPFGRYYIWGATAGMLVNLTRVLDAGLSLKDTDGEGRMPGPRVADFAAAGTMTAGAG, from the coding sequence ATGACCACCGGTGCCGATATCGCCGCCCTGTTCAACGAGCCCAATGCCGCCGGCATCGACCCGGCGATGCCGGCGGTGAACGGCGACTATGTGCTCAACCCCGGCTCCCGCCATGGCGGCGCCAAGCGGCCGGCGGCCGTGCTGGTGCCGCTGGTGGAACGGTCCGGGGGGCTGACCGTGCTGCTGACCCAGCGCACCCAGCATCTGCATGCCCATGCGGGCCAGGTCGCCTTTCCCGGCGGCCGGGTGGACGAGGGCGATATCGACGCGGTGGACACGGCCCTTCGCGAGACCCGGGAAGAGATCGGCGTCACCCGCGACCATATCCGGATCATCGGCCGGCTGGACACCTACGAAACCATCACCGGCTTCCATGTGGTGCCGATCGTGGGCCTGGTGACGCCGCCCTTCGAGGTGATCCCCGATCCTTTCGAGGTGGCCGACGTCTTCGAGGTGCCGCTCGCCTTCTTCATGGACCCGCGCAACCGCAAGCGCCATTCGCTGGAACGCGGCGGGGTGGTGCGCCACTGGTATGCCTTCCCCTTCGGCCGCTACTACATCTGGGGGGCGACCGCGGGCATGCTGGTCAATCTGACCCGGGTGCTGGATGCCGGGCTGTCGCTGAAGGACACCGATGGCGAGGGCCGCATGCCCGGCCCCAGGGTCGCCGATTTCGCCGCCGCCGGCACCATGACGGCCGGGGCGGGCTAG
- a CDS encoding CCA tRNA nucleotidyltransferase — MADAPEPLLPARTDPVRTDVVLPPEMAAAPVRRVFAALAAAGGEARFVGGAVRDLISGDPIGDIDVATTLEPPAVMAAAAAAGIKAVPTGIEHGTVTLIADRFPVEVTTLRRDVATDGRRAVVAFSRDWAEDARRRDFTVNAMSLDLAGRLYDPFDGLSDLAAGRVRFIGDARRRILEDILRILRFFRFQARLGRGEPDRAAVDACREFAERIQALSGERIREEFLRILGGPRVAGGDGILLLMADLGVLDQVLGGIVDTGPLDALIAIEEALDMADAARRLAVLTATCGPAFGAVDHWRRRIERLKPSNQLAARVGAVAEATARLPARPPSPMTVRVAAYREGITTIRDRLFAGWARAQARGTLAADDEAGFRSAIGALSGWSQPHLPLGGADLIALGLKPGPGLGQALSEIEAWWLDEGFAPDRGACLAEARRRFVPIGTSVGGGSSPGGGGS; from the coding sequence ATGGCCGACGCCCCCGAACCCCTTCTGCCCGCGCGCACCGATCCCGTCCGAACCGATGTCGTGCTGCCGCCCGAGATGGCGGCGGCGCCCGTGCGCCGGGTCTTCGCGGCGCTGGCGGCCGCGGGCGGCGAAGCGCGCTTCGTGGGCGGTGCCGTCCGCGACCTGATCTCGGGCGACCCCATCGGCGATATCGACGTCGCCACGACCCTGGAGCCGCCGGCGGTGATGGCGGCGGCGGCCGCCGCCGGGATCAAGGCGGTGCCGACCGGCATCGAGCACGGGACCGTTACGCTGATCGCCGACCGGTTTCCGGTGGAGGTGACGACGCTGCGCCGCGACGTCGCTACCGACGGGCGGCGGGCGGTGGTGGCCTTCAGCCGCGACTGGGCCGAGGATGCCCGGCGGCGCGACTTCACCGTGAATGCCATGTCGCTGGACCTTGCCGGCCGGCTCTACGATCCCTTCGACGGGCTGTCGGATCTGGCGGCGGGGCGGGTGCGGTTCATCGGCGATGCCCGGCGGCGGATCCTGGAAGACATTCTGCGCATTCTGCGCTTCTTCCGCTTCCAGGCGCGGCTGGGCCGCGGCGAGCCCGACCGGGCGGCCGTCGATGCCTGCCGGGAATTCGCCGAGCGCATCCAGGCGCTGTCTGGCGAGCGGATCCGCGAGGAATTCCTGCGGATTCTGGGCGGGCCGCGCGTGGCCGGCGGCGACGGCATTCTGCTGCTGATGGCCGATCTGGGCGTGCTCGACCAGGTGCTGGGCGGGATCGTCGACACGGGGCCCCTGGACGCGCTGATCGCGATCGAAGAGGCGCTGGACATGGCCGATGCCGCACGCCGGCTGGCGGTGCTGACGGCCACCTGCGGCCCGGCCTTCGGGGCCGTCGACCACTGGCGCCGGCGGATCGAGCGGCTGAAGCCGTCGAACCAGCTGGCGGCCCGGGTGGGGGCGGTGGCCGAGGCGACGGCCCGCCTGCCGGCCAGACCGCCGAGCCCGATGACGGTGCGGGTCGCCGCCTATCGCGAGGGGATCACCACCATCCGCGACCGGCTGTTCGCCGGCTGGGCCCGGGCACAGGCCCGCGGCACGCTGGCGGCCGACGACGAGGCCGGGTTCCGGTCGGCGATCGGGGCGCTGTCGGGCTGGAGCCAGCCGCATCTGCCGCTGGGCGGCGCCGATCTGATCGCGCTTGGCCTGAAGCCCGGCCCCGGTCTGGGGCAGGCGCTGTCCGAGATCGAGGCCTGGTGGCTGGACGAGGGCTTCGCCCCCGACCGCGGCGCCTGCCTTGCCGAGGCGCGGCGCCGCTTCGTGCCCATCGGTACCAGTGTGGGTGGGGGCAGCAGCCCTGGCGGGGGCGGCAGCTAG
- a CDS encoding YcaO-like family protein, with translation MARVENLDRVEGLDRVEGPDRVEELDRVEELDRVETGGCLETEPGPPPLRRGIRTRRPLGALPDIVPLLYDPKVGILGEIREHDREAGSPEYFRYVTTAGDTTAFSGHQNFSIGGGGSTSRGIALAKAIGEAIERYAAAVYDRRDYPMVPYDAAPFDCVAPQDFALFDAAQFDDPDFTYQPFNGRSDVRWMPAKSLVSGRIRHVPACFVHLPYLFPRNGDEWPLAQSISTGLACHGSFAQAALGGICEVVERDCFSITWQAMVSRERIRPESLAPSHRDAIRRFVAVGYDVHMMNISHDNRIPTIMTVLRGRRAGNAPLAVAAATDLSPLVAATKSLEELAHTERYVRQLMGELGRIEIEPGHRNVYSQVSHVNFWISPERARHADFLHASPREIDLADLPDRTTGDPAGDLDAVVTAIAGTGHDVLIADLATPDVAALGFHVVRALVPGYHPLYMGYRLRALGGRRLWTVPQALGHPGIHRSTGDNPMPHPFP, from the coding sequence ATGGCCCGCGTTGAGAATTTGGACCGCGTTGAGGGCCTGGACCGCGTTGAGGGCCCGGATCGCGTCGAGGAGCTGGACCGCGTCGAGGAGCTGGACCGCGTCGAGACCGGGGGCTGCCTCGAAACGGAGCCGGGGCCCCCGCCCCTGCGCCGCGGCATCCGCACCCGCCGGCCGCTGGGGGCCCTGCCCGATATCGTGCCCCTGCTCTACGACCCCAAGGTCGGCATTCTGGGCGAGATCCGCGAGCATGACCGCGAGGCCGGCTCTCCCGAATATTTCCGCTACGTCACCACGGCCGGCGACACCACCGCCTTTTCCGGCCATCAGAATTTCTCGATCGGCGGCGGCGGCTCCACCTCGCGCGGGATCGCACTGGCCAAGGCGATCGGCGAGGCCATCGAACGCTATGCCGCCGCGGTCTATGATCGCCGCGACTACCCGATGGTGCCCTATGACGCGGCACCGTTCGACTGCGTCGCGCCCCAGGATTTCGCCCTGTTCGACGCAGCCCAGTTCGACGATCCGGACTTCACCTACCAGCCCTTCAACGGCCGGTCGGATGTGCGCTGGATGCCGGCGAAAAGCCTGGTCTCGGGCCGGATCCGCCATGTGCCGGCCTGTTTCGTACACCTGCCCTATCTGTTTCCGCGCAACGGCGACGAATGGCCGCTGGCCCAGTCCATCTCGACCGGCCTTGCCTGCCATGGCAGCTTCGCCCAGGCGGCGCTGGGCGGGATCTGCGAGGTGGTGGAGCGGGACTGTTTCTCCATCACCTGGCAGGCCATGGTCTCACGCGAGAGGATCCGCCCGGAAAGCCTGGCCCCTTCCCATCGCGACGCCATCCGGCGCTTCGTGGCGGTGGGCTACGACGTCCATATGATGAATATCAGCCACGACAACCGCATCCCCACGATCATGACCGTGCTCCGCGGCCGGCGTGCGGGCAATGCGCCGCTGGCCGTCGCCGCCGCGACCGACCTGTCGCCCCTGGTCGCCGCCACCAAATCGCTGGAAGAACTGGCCCATACCGAACGCTATGTCCGCCAGCTGATGGGAGAGCTGGGGCGGATCGAGATCGAGCCCGGGCATCGCAACGTCTACAGCCAGGTCAGCCATGTGAATTTCTGGATCAGCCCGGAACGGGCGCGGCATGCGGATTTCCTCCATGCCTCGCCGCGGGAGATCGATCTGGCCGACCTGCCGGACCGCACCACCGGCGATCCGGCCGGCGACCTGGATGCCGTGGTCACGGCCATCGCCGGCACCGGCCATGACGTGCTGATCGCCGATCTGGCCACCCCCGATGTCGCGGCGCTGGGCTTCCACGTGGTGCGCGCGCTCGTGCCCGGCTACCACCCGCTTTACATGGGCTATCGCCTGCGTGCGCTGGGCGGGCGGCGGTTGTGGACCGTGCCCCAGGCGCTGGGCCATCCGGGCATCCACCGGTCGACCGGCGACAACCCCATGCCCCATCCCTTTCCCTGA
- a CDS encoding NUDIX domain-containing protein, with translation MPADRPAVRGVPDPDPAAASYGREDVEILAREVVHQGYFRMVRLTLRHRLLAGGWSAPFTREIFERGTAAAVLPYDPVRDEVVLIEQFRPGGLYGPADASPWMVEIVAGIIEPGETPEAVARREAVEEAGLELGRIEAISTYQPSPGACDEWLHLYVGEVRAEHRGSTGGLVEEHEDIRIFALPREAAVALLDGDRLDNATTIVALGWLARHGAALRARWLSDRKTREEEA, from the coding sequence ATGCCTGCCGACCGACCCGCCGTCCGCGGTGTCCCCGACCCCGATCCCGCCGCCGCCTCTTACGGCCGCGAGGATGTCGAGATCCTGGCGCGCGAGGTGGTCCATCAGGGCTATTTCCGCATGGTGCGGCTGACGCTCCGCCACCGTCTTCTGGCCGGCGGCTGGAGCGCGCCCTTCACCCGCGAGATCTTCGAGCGGGGCACCGCGGCCGCGGTGCTGCCTTACGATCCCGTGCGCGACGAGGTGGTGCTGATCGAACAGTTCCGCCCCGGGGGGCTCTACGGCCCCGCCGATGCCAGCCCCTGGATGGTCGAGATCGTCGCCGGCATCATCGAGCCGGGCGAGACGCCCGAGGCGGTCGCCCGGCGCGAGGCGGTGGAAGAGGCCGGGCTTGAGCTTGGCCGGATCGAAGCCATATCGACTTATCAGCCCTCGCCCGGCGCCTGCGACGAATGGTTGCATCTCTATGTCGGCGAGGTGCGGGCCGAGCACCGCGGCTCGACCGGCGGCCTTGTGGAAGAGCACGAGGACATCCGCATCTTCGCCCTGCCGCGCGAGGCGGCGGTGGCCCTGCTGGATGGCGACCGGCTGGACAATGCGACCACCATCGTGGCGCTGGGCTGGCTGGCCCGCCACGGCGCGGCGCTGAGAGCGCGGTGGCTGAGCGATCGCAAGACCAGGGAGGAGGAGGCATGA
- a CDS encoding MFS transporter, translating to MTASSTNSDRPAAVSRDDDRKQPRVMVGLVAVNLLSGLAQIVQIGATAPLLALMLDGRGVDAGTIGLVAAAPWAMILLVSRFVPAIIARLGLAGTVALALIVGIAALGGMAVVEDPIALAGLNALAGIGLILRWIACDTWIVRIAPEAIRGRAIGTHETLMGLGIALGPGLVALTGHQGSLPFLAAAAVMAAAIPPLVVLKRLGFDGRPGVAPVRDGAGRRSGWGLVRLLPVALTAAFACGVAETASIAFLPLYAAAAGMGAVAAPLFATAFGAGGTILQIPLGAIADRLGFDRAQALAATAVILGAILLPLADDAILPWLIAFLWGGAVGGLNTLAVIEAGARVDEMRMSAAMTAIAFCYTLGGFAGPAAAGLATEMLSMHGLPMVAGAAALVVLAVWAVRRGAES from the coding sequence ATGACCGCCTCCTCGACCAATTCCGACCGGCCGGCGGCCGTGTCCCGCGACGACGATCGCAAGCAGCCCCGGGTCATGGTCGGGCTTGTGGCGGTCAACCTGCTGTCAGGGCTTGCCCAGATCGTCCAGATCGGGGCGACCGCTCCGTTGCTGGCGCTGATGCTCGACGGGCGCGGCGTCGATGCCGGCACCATCGGCCTGGTGGCGGCGGCCCCCTGGGCGATGATCCTGCTGGTCTCGCGCTTCGTGCCGGCGATCATCGCCCGGCTGGGGCTGGCGGGAACGGTGGCCCTGGCGCTGATCGTGGGGATCGCGGCGCTCGGCGGCATGGCGGTGGTGGAAGATCCGATCGCCCTGGCGGGGTTGAACGCGCTTGCCGGTATCGGGCTGATCCTGCGCTGGATCGCCTGCGACACCTGGATCGTGCGCATCGCGCCAGAGGCGATCCGCGGTCGTGCCATCGGCACCCATGAAACCCTGATGGGCCTGGGCATCGCGCTCGGCCCCGGGCTGGTGGCGCTGACGGGCCATCAGGGCAGCCTGCCTTTCCTGGCGGCGGCCGCGGTGATGGCGGCGGCGATCCCGCCGCTGGTGGTGCTGAAACGGCTGGGCTTCGACGGCCGGCCGGGCGTTGCGCCCGTCCGCGACGGCGCCGGCCGGCGATCGGGCTGGGGGCTGGTGCGGCTGCTGCCGGTGGCCTTGACCGCAGCCTTCGCCTGCGGCGTGGCCGAGACCGCCTCCATCGCCTTCCTGCCGCTTTACGCCGCGGCGGCCGGCATGGGGGCGGTGGCGGCCCCGCTCTTCGCCACCGCCTTCGGCGCCGGCGGCACCATCCTGCAGATCCCGCTCGGCGCCATCGCCGACCGGCTGGGCTTCGACCGGGCCCAGGCGCTGGCGGCGACCGCCGTCATCCTGGGGGCGATCCTGCTGCCGCTGGCCGATGACGCGATCCTGCCCTGGCTGATCGCCTTCCTGTGGGGGGGCGCGGTCGGCGGGCTGAACACGCTGGCGGTGATCGAGGCGGGCGCGCGGGTCGACGAGATGCGGATGAGTGCGGCCATGACCGCGATCGCCTTCTGCTACACGCTGGGCGGTTTCGCCGGCCCGGCCGCCGCCGGCCTCGCCACCGAAATGCTGTCGATGCACGGCCTGCCCATGGTGGCGGGCGCCGCCGCACTGGTCGTGCTGGCGGTCTGGGCGGTCAGGCGCGGGGCTGAAAGCTGA
- a CDS encoding SagB family peptide dehydrogenase, with translation MKADGPSWDDLVWGEAETDLLWETFHENSKSSGYDDALPNQVVVDWMTRLKNALVYDSADAVPLPGPERFPPFTRGLGEAIARRHTPRGLVPTPMALETLASLLHHAYGINRWNEGTHFPRPFRNVPSGGGLFPLELYVHDRGLVDGLQPGLHHYDPETNCLRRIMDGDMTEAFAPCLYQPEIIRGATVTIFQTALFRRSTFKYRDRGYRFTLIEAGHVAQNLNLVATALELGVWNIGGFQDRRIDRLLGIDGVNHATVYMHAIGREAV, from the coding sequence ATGAAAGCTGATGGCCCGAGCTGGGACGACCTCGTCTGGGGCGAGGCGGAAACCGACCTGCTGTGGGAGACCTTTCACGAGAACAGCAAATCCTCGGGCTATGACGACGCCCTGCCCAACCAGGTGGTCGTGGACTGGATGACCCGGCTGAAAAACGCGCTGGTCTATGACAGTGCCGATGCCGTGCCCCTGCCCGGGCCGGAGCGGTTTCCGCCCTTCACCCGCGGCCTGGGCGAGGCGATCGCCCGCCGCCACACCCCGCGCGGCCTGGTGCCGACCCCGATGGCGCTGGAGACGCTGGCCTCGCTGCTGCACCACGCCTATGGCATCAACCGCTGGAACGAGGGCACCCATTTCCCGCGGCCGTTCCGCAATGTGCCGTCGGGCGGCGGGCTGTTCCCGCTGGAGCTGTATGTCCACGACCGCGGCCTGGTCGACGGCCTGCAGCCCGGGCTGCACCATTACGATCCGGAAACGAACTGCCTGCGCCGGATCATGGATGGCGACATGACCGAGGCCTTCGCCCCCTGCCTGTATCAGCCCGAGATCATCCGCGGTGCCACGGTCACCATCTTCCAGACCGCCCTGTTCCGGCGCAGCACCTTCAAATATCGCGACCGCGGCTATCGCTTCACCCTGATCGAGGCGGGCCATGTGGCCCAGAACCTGAATCTGGTCGCGACCGCGCTGGAGCTGGGGGTGTGGAATATCGGCGGCTTCCAGGACCGCAGGATCGATCGCCTGCTGGGCATCGACGGCGTCAACCACGCCACGGTCTATATGCATGCGATCGGGCGGGAGGCCGTCTGA
- a CDS encoding isovaleryl-CoA dehydrogenase, which yields MTDQSLKAAGAPQPLSGATHAVFNQAPPLEANLFAGDHALVDAVDGFGGGWAFEHLSDYGAKTGGPLMALGFDANRYTPELVTHDRYGNRIDEVRFHPSYHAIMAEGIGAGVHAFAWNERRPGAMVARSALVYLHCQAEAGTMCPLTMTFAVAPALEAEPAVARNWLPGVLSRDYDPRPLPAAEKRGLTLGMAMTEKQGGSDVRANTSRAVRVGHEDGQEVYEITGHKWFCSAPMSDAFLTLAQTEAGLTCFLLPRRRPDGSRNAVHLQRLKDKLGNRSNASSEIETRGAWAARVGPEGRGVRTIIEMVHHTRLDCALGSAGLMRQALTQAIHHARHRQAFGKRLVDQPAMVNVLADLALEQEAAMRMVMRLSQAFEARSSEPQEAAFARIATAIVKYWVCKRAPGFVYEAMECLGGNGYVEDSGLPRLYREVPVNAIWEGSGNVIALDVLRALAREPAAREALVAHLTRSRGQDSRYDAHLDATLRALGSNDEMEFRARRLVGDLAVALAGAELMERTPQSLAEAWFASRLAGDHGGLYGTLAPGVDAAGIVERAAVAA from the coding sequence ATGACCGATCAGAGCCTCAAGGCCGCCGGTGCGCCCCAGCCGCTTTCCGGCGCCACCCATGCCGTCTTCAACCAGGCCCCGCCGCTGGAGGCCAATCTCTTCGCCGGCGACCATGCGCTGGTCGACGCGGTGGATGGTTTCGGCGGCGGCTGGGCTTTCGAGCATCTGTCCGACTATGGCGCCAAGACCGGCGGGCCGCTGATGGCGCTGGGCTTCGATGCCAACCGGTACACGCCCGAGCTGGTCACCCACGACCGTTACGGCAACCGGATCGACGAGGTGCGTTTCCACCCCTCCTATCATGCGATCATGGCCGAGGGGATCGGGGCGGGGGTGCATGCCTTCGCCTGGAACGAGCGCCGCCCCGGCGCCATGGTGGCGCGCTCGGCGCTGGTCTATCTGCACTGCCAGGCCGAGGCCGGCACCATGTGCCCGCTGACCATGACCTTCGCCGTCGCCCCGGCGCTCGAGGCCGAGCCGGCGGTCGCGCGCAACTGGCTGCCGGGGGTGCTGTCGCGCGACTACGACCCGCGGCCCCTGCCGGCGGCCGAAAAGCGCGGCCTGACGCTGGGCATGGCGATGACCGAAAAGCAGGGCGGGTCGGATGTTCGTGCCAATACCAGCCGCGCGGTCCGCGTCGGCCACGAGGACGGCCAGGAGGTCTACGAGATCACCGGCCATAAATGGTTCTGCTCGGCGCCGATGTCCGATGCCTTCCTGACGCTGGCCCAGACCGAGGCCGGGCTGACCTGTTTCCTGCTGCCGCGCCGGCGCCCCGACGGCAGTCGCAATGCCGTCCATCTCCAGCGGCTCAAGGACAAGCTCGGCAACCGCTCCAACGCCTCCTCCGAGATCGAGACCCGGGGTGCCTGGGCGGCGAGGGTCGGGCCTGAGGGGCGGGGCGTGCGCACGATCATCGAGATGGTTCACCACACCCGGCTGGATTGTGCGCTGGGCTCCGCCGGGCTGATGCGTCAGGCGCTGACCCAGGCCATCCACCATGCCCGCCACCGCCAGGCCTTCGGCAAGCGACTGGTCGATCAGCCGGCGATGGTGAATGTGCTGGCCGATCTGGCGCTGGAGCAGGAAGCCGCCATGCGCATGGTGATGCGTCTGTCTCAGGCCTTCGAGGCGCGGTCGAGCGAGCCGCAGGAGGCGGCCTTCGCCCGCATCGCCACCGCGATCGTGAAATACTGGGTGTGCAAGCGCGCGCCCGGCTTCGTCTACGAGGCGATGGAATGCCTGGGCGGCAACGGTTATGTCGAGGACAGCGGCCTGCCCAGGCTTTATCGCGAGGTGCCGGTCAACGCGATCTGGGAAGGCTCGGGCAATGTCATCGCGCTGGACGTGCTGCGCGCCCTTGCGCGGGAACCGGCGGCGCGCGAGGCGCTGGTGGCGCATCTGACCCGGTCGCGCGGCCAGGACAGCCGGTACGATGCCCATCTGGACGCCACGCTGCGCGCGCTCGGCTCCAATGACGAGATGGAGTTCCGCGCCCGCCGTCTGGTCGGCGATCTGGCGGTGGCGCTGGCCGGGGCCGAGCTGATGGAGCGCACGCCCCAGAGCCTGGCCGAGGCCTGGTTCGCCAGCCGGCTTGCCGGCGATCATGGCGGGCTCTACGGCACGCTGGCGCCGGGCGTCGATGCCGCCGGCATCGTCGAGCGTGCAGCCGTGGCGGCCTGA
- a CDS encoding DUF1285 domain-containing protein, with product MTSADRTDKEGAAKNGTDRGGADLAGRLGLGNSAPGARPAEQRRGPFFCGDIDMRIARDGTWFYQGTPIGRMPLVKLFSTVLHRDQDGDYWLETPVEKCRIQVEDAAYIVTAMRIEGEGDDARIIFRTNVDAEVPLDADHPLVLRPRPESGDPAPYLAVGRGLEALLSRSVYYELVNIADLAISPETGEELLAVKSAGLTHYLGSPDIELAGQPRRAGGRA from the coding sequence ATGACCAGCGCGGACAGAACCGATAAGGAGGGGGCCGCCAAGAATGGGACCGATCGGGGTGGGGCCGACCTGGCCGGACGGCTGGGGCTGGGCAATTCCGCCCCGGGGGCCCGGCCGGCGGAACAGCGCCGGGGGCCGTTCTTCTGCGGCGATATCGACATGCGCATCGCCCGCGACGGCACCTGGTTCTACCAGGGCACGCCGATCGGCCGGATGCCGCTGGTCAAGCTGTTCTCGACCGTGCTCCACCGCGACCAGGACGGCGACTACTGGCTGGAGACCCCGGTCGAAAAATGCCGCATCCAGGTCGAGGACGCCGCCTATATCGTGACCGCCATGCGTATCGAGGGCGAGGGAGACGACGCCCGGATCATCTTCCGCACCAATGTCGATGCCGAGGTGCCGCTGGACGCCGACCACCCGCTGGTGCTGCGCCCGCGCCCCGAAAGCGGCGACCCCGCCCCCTATCTGGCGGTCGGCCGCGGGCTGGAGGCGCTGCTTAGCCGTTCCGTCTATTATGAGCTGGTCAATATAGCCGATCTGGCTATTTCGCCCGAAACCGGAGAGGAATTGCTGGCGGTGAAAAGTGCCGGTCTGACCCATTATCTGGGCTCCCCCGATATCGAACTCGCCGGGCAGCCGCGCCGCGCCGGAGGCCGCGCATGA
- a CDS encoding DUF6111 family protein gives MRILLTYILPFLAPFLAYAAWMAWAGRVERQRGSRPDAPPVWVTGLAVVVLAAALFLVGHAVGPRPDPGVYVPPRVEDGRIVPGHYGQD, from the coding sequence ATGCGGATCCTGCTGACCTATATCCTGCCCTTCCTGGCCCCCTTCCTCGCCTATGCCGCCTGGATGGCCTGGGCCGGGCGGGTGGAGCGGCAGCGGGGCAGCCGGCCCGATGCGCCGCCGGTCTGGGTCACCGGGCTTGCGGTGGTGGTGCTGGCGGCGGCATTGTTCCTGGTGGGCCATGCGGTCGGTCCCCGGCCCGACCCGGGCGTCTATGTTCCACCCAGGGTGGAGGACGGCCGGATCGTCCCGGGCCATTACGGGCAGGACTGA
- a CDS encoding TOMM precursor leader peptide-binding protein: MNDGNLLIRLLPFQLAETAAGTLIRRGALRLMLDGDGIAEIVARLQEVASDAFCSRHDLLALFPPIDRPRVDALLRELAIRRLAELRGPGAPTDAAPRHEDSEDVFFWQLGMTRDQIRSATGGRIALVGVNALSLALIEHLGRYGTWQAVLIDDVPLRNHALYERGLPAGLTIVDAAEADEAVRAANIVVACAEFGGLGLLKPWNALAAAENRPFLPVIVEDLTARLGPLSIPDETACLECLDARQNSHLKGRPSDRRLMEEILARGQDVSGTHPALIAMAAPLAAFELLRFAADLLPRRVGKLIELNLMGSSMVASRVLKAPRCPVCSPMKHAGKLALEKVALNPERWAEVEAMGGPDGPR, translated from the coding sequence ATGAATGACGGCAACCTGCTGATCCGGCTTCTACCGTTCCAACTGGCCGAGACCGCAGCCGGCACGCTTATCCGCAGGGGTGCCCTTCGCCTGATGCTCGACGGCGACGGTATCGCGGAGATCGTGGCCCGGCTGCAGGAGGTCGCGTCGGATGCATTCTGCAGCCGGCACGACCTCCTCGCCCTTTTCCCGCCGATCGACCGGCCGCGGGTCGATGCGCTGCTGCGCGAACTGGCGATCCGCCGCCTGGCGGAGCTGCGCGGCCCGGGCGCCCCCACCGACGCCGCCCCGCGCCACGAGGACAGCGAGGATGTGTTCTTCTGGCAGCTGGGCATGACCCGCGACCAGATCCGCAGCGCGACCGGCGGCCGGATCGCGCTGGTGGGGGTGAATGCCCTCAGCCTGGCGCTGATCGAGCATCTCGGCCGCTATGGCACCTGGCAGGCGGTGCTGATCGACGACGTGCCGCTGCGCAACCATGCGCTTTACGAGCGCGGCCTGCCCGCGGGGCTGACCATCGTGGATGCCGCAGAGGCAGACGAGGCGGTGCGCGCCGCCAACATCGTGGTCGCCTGCGCCGAATTCGGCGGGCTGGGCCTGCTGAAGCCCTGGAATGCCCTGGCCGCCGCCGAAAACCGCCCCTTCCTGCCGGTGATCGTCGAGGATCTGACCGCGCGCCTCGGCCCCCTGTCGATCCCCGACGAGACCGCCTGCCTGGAATGCCTGGATGCCCGGCAGAATTCCCATCTGAAGGGCCGCCCGTCGGACCGCCGCCTGATGGAAGAGATCCTGGCCCGGGGACAGGACGTGTCCGGCACCCATCCGGCGCTGATCGCCATGGCGGCACCGCTCGCCGCCTTCGAACTGCTGCGCTTCGCCGCCGACCTGCTGCCCCGCCGGGTGGGCAAGCTGATCGAACTCAACCTGATGGGATCGAGCATGGTGGCGAGCCGGGTGCTGAAGGCCCCGCGCTGCCCGGTCTGCAGCCCGATGAAACACGCCGGCAAGCTGGCGCTTGAAAAGGTGGCGCTGAACCCGGAGCGCTGGGCCGAAGTGGAAGCGATGGGAGGTCCCGATGGCCCGCGTTGA